The following proteins are co-located in the Sphingobium sp. Z007 genome:
- a CDS encoding NRAMP family divalent metal transporter yields the protein MKLGARLRSIALFKQLGPGLVTGAADDDPSGIATYSQAGAQFGFGLLWTMVLAYPLMCSVQLVSAHIGRVTGCGLAKNMGDILPRWLVTGLVSLLFIANTINIGADIAAMGAAAEMVVGWGSHIFTILFALVSLTLQLFVPYRRYSSLLKWLTLVLLAYVAVLFMVKLDWSLIGLGLIMPSVSSKEAVVTIVAIFGTTISPYLFFWQSAQEVEEVTQDDDAEPLVEAPWQARREFRRMRLDTFSGMAISNLVALAIMIATAATLHASGQTSIGTAADAAKALEPVAGRFAFLLFALGIIGTGLLAVPVLAGSAAYAIGESRGWKCGLEHKPWEAVGFYVVIGLATLLGIGIDWSELDPLKALFWSAVINGITAVPIMIAMMIVVSKHSAMGKFTARPQLLFLGWLATCVMAAAAIAMLVVR from the coding sequence ATGAAACTTGGCGCCCGCTTGCGGTCGATCGCACTCTTCAAGCAACTCGGCCCTGGCCTCGTCACAGGCGCAGCGGACGACGACCCTAGCGGAATCGCGACTTACTCCCAAGCCGGTGCGCAGTTTGGCTTTGGGCTGCTTTGGACCATGGTACTAGCCTATCCGCTCATGTGTTCCGTTCAGCTTGTTAGCGCACATATCGGCCGGGTGACCGGCTGCGGACTCGCCAAAAATATGGGTGACATATTACCAAGGTGGTTGGTGACGGGTTTGGTCTCACTCCTGTTTATCGCCAACACAATCAATATCGGTGCCGACATCGCAGCAATGGGTGCCGCAGCCGAAATGGTTGTGGGTTGGGGCTCGCATATTTTCACGATCCTGTTCGCCCTCGTGTCCCTCACTCTGCAACTCTTTGTCCCCTACCGTCGATATTCCAGTCTGTTGAAGTGGCTCACACTGGTCCTCTTGGCCTATGTAGCAGTATTGTTCATGGTTAAGCTTGACTGGTCTCTCATAGGCCTTGGCTTGATCATGCCCTCCGTTAGCAGCAAGGAAGCCGTCGTCACGATTGTCGCGATCTTCGGCACGACGATCAGTCCATATCTCTTTTTCTGGCAAAGCGCGCAGGAAGTGGAAGAGGTCACCCAAGATGATGATGCTGAGCCGCTCGTCGAAGCCCCCTGGCAGGCCAGGCGGGAGTTTCGCCGCATGCGGCTCGACACTTTCTCTGGCATGGCAATTTCCAATTTGGTGGCCTTGGCGATCATGATTGCGACCGCGGCGACCCTTCACGCGTCGGGTCAAACATCGATCGGAACCGCAGCCGACGCAGCGAAAGCGCTTGAGCCTGTTGCTGGCAGATTTGCCTTCCTGCTGTTCGCCCTTGGCATCATCGGCACCGGCTTGCTCGCGGTGCCGGTCCTGGCGGGTTCGGCAGCATATGCCATAGGTGAAAGCCGCGGATGGAAGTGCGGCCTCGAACATAAACCTTGGGAAGCGGTCGGATTTTACGTCGTCATAGGGCTAGCCACGCTACTCGGAATTGGCATCGACTGGTCAGAGCTGGATCCCTTGAAGGCACTCTTTTGGAGTGCCGTTATCAATGGAATTACGGCAGTACCGATAATGATCGCTATGATGATCGTCGTATCAAAGCACTCCGCCATGGGTAAGTTTACCGCCCGCCCGCAGTTGCTGTTCTTGGGGTGGCTTGCGACATGCGTGATGGCAGCAGCCGCAATTGCCATGCTCGTCGTGCGATGA